The following is a genomic window from Corvus moneduloides isolate bCorMon1 chromosome 7, bCorMon1.pri, whole genome shotgun sequence.
CACCCACTTATCCCAGGAGCAAAGAGGAAGATCCCTCCTTCTAAATAACATATTGTGAATTGCCCCTACATCACGACTAGTGACATTTCTAGTTCTTGACGTGGAAGAATTCAACTAAGAGAGGTTACAGCCAAGGCTATTCTGGTGCATGTAACTGTGAGCTGGAATGAGCTCTAGCACTTTCTGGACACTGGGTGTCAGTCTGTCATTAATATTACAGCTAAGCATGTCtgagattaggaaaaaaagtaaaataaagtgcACCAGAAACACTGTGAATTACATGTGAATCATCTGTTACAGTCTGACTACAATTTCACATCAACTTTTAATAGTTGCTTAGGAAATGTCAATAAATTATATGTTACTGAAAAAACAATCTATATATTCCAGATGCTTTTTCATTATGGAGCTGGGTCATACAGAACACTTTCTTGTGCCTTGAGTCATGAATTAAAGATTCTAATACCTCTCCTACTTTTTAAAGGGCAATTAGATGACTAAAGTGATACTGCTAGAGAAACTTGCTTTGAACAGAGGCAAGGCCCTTGTGAAGCAGGCAGTatctccccagccctgcacagccttTTTCCCCACTCCACACTAGTGGTAATTAGAACATAGTGGTGGGAATGCATCTCTGTAAACCATTGTGGCAAAGGTTCAGGAGCTAGGTTACATCTCAGTGTGGATGTCAGTAATTGGACTGCCCTCTTCTTGCCTCTCCCTGGTACACTGTGTacaaaggcagaggaggaggtggtaAATAGTTTGGCTTTTTGCTCTAAGAGAATGTTGGAACTCATTTGCTATTACTAATGGGGTAAAAAGCTAATtacttcagtttaaaatgtaACATATGTTTTAAAGGCACAGATATTACAGGATAACTTCATTTTTACAGATGTGCAGAAAAAACTAGTTGCTCActtttgcagagctctgccagtgTGTTGCTGAGGGCTTCATTCTGTAAATCTCAAAGATCTCTTCTACAGAAATGTTGTTCTGTGAAGACAGGTTAGAAGAGAGGTTCAGCTCTCAGAAGTAGTATTCTTTCAAGTGAATGAATGAAATCAAGCTCATATCCCCTTCTCTAAAACAGCTCTCACATGAGCTCCTGGTACTGTTTCATATTGCTAGTACAGATCCATTGATCTGGTCCTGAAACTTGCTTGCCATTTTGCGCTTGGCAGAGACAAGTTAAGTAACGTGTACACGTGCACAGGACCACCTACTGAAACTGcgtgttttgttttctaaggCTGAGCAAAACTTCATGGCTGCTTAATAAAAATGAGATGAATTTGTAATATTTGCACTGTCTGTATACTGTCCTTTCAATGAACAAAAACATTCTAGGTATGAGGAGTGTTTCTATTCTATCTGCCATAGGATAAAAGATACTGCCATCTTTCTTGTCCTCTTACCATTAGTATTCCAGCATATGAAGATAATATCATAGCTTCTCTCTCAATTCGATTGGGATATGTGTATTGGTTGCGAGCTGCAAAATTCCTGTATGGTGTTTTGAACAAGAAGATTGTTAGCCTGGTATTATAAATACAAAAAGTAGTCCTGAGCTCaattcactgctgcttttaCTCCATCTTCACACTGGTGTAACCCACTGCAACAGCAAGATCTTGGCTTTGCAATACTCACAATTTCTCTCTTGTCAGTGGAGTCTGAGCATCGGAGTCACTTAACCACATCAAAGCAACACTGAGGGCTAAGTTGTAATGGACCTAGAAAGACAGAAGAACCTTATGTGGTTTGATCGACTGTAATTGCTTGACTGAAGACAGAGAGACTACAGTAATGTAGGGAAACATGAGCTGTAACTACACTGGGTACCTCATATGTTGTAAGATACTCGAGGAGGTCTGAGgtattttaaacacacacagaacaaCTCTTTTCTTATGCACAAACAGCTTTGGTCTGTGAAGAATAACCTCTGGTTAGTTGACTTAACTGTATCAAATGCTTTCTGCAAATGAGCTTTTCCTtgctaaaaaataaacaaaatctttAATTATCTTGGATACACTACACCAGGATGCTATTCACAGCCAATTTCTTTAGGTATTCTTTTCCATAATGGCCTTTTATTGACCACTTTAGGGACAGGTTATTTAGCTGTACCAAGCAGCCACCTTTCAGAGTTAGCAGTAGCCCTGCAGTTAAAGAGGATAGGAATTAGAAGTCTGGTGATTACCATGTCATCTAGAAAGGTGGAGTGCCTTTGTCCTCTTGGATCAAATCTGTTTTCTCGTAGTCTGATGCCAACATAATCTCTCCTTAAAGCAAGGAAACAACTCTGAATTACATCTGTTTCTAAGCAAACCAGTGCATAGGAAATGTAATAGATGACTCTAAAGCCAGTGCAAGACTGAGGCTAAATTTACTACGATTCAGGGCTAGGAATCTGCTGCAGGATCTCTCACAAACAGTTCCCAAGTAGGAAAATTGTTAGTTGTTTGCATCTCTGCTAATCTTACCTTCTCTCAAACCCCACTGCTATCTTCTCCAAAGGCTTCAAAATAGGGGAAGAAGTGCAAATATGAAACAATTACTTAAAGTCTGGGGATAGACTTTAAGTCTGAACAGAAGAATTTCACTGTACAGTCCAGAGAATGAAAGAGATCCTTCACTGGTGCTTGTCCTTCTCATTCAGGGGAGGCCTGATTCTGTAACCTTTCCTCAGACGAAGTACTACTGATCCATGCAAGCATTCCTAGGGCAGATGGACACAGGACTTGTGTGGAATAGAGGGAATACTGCTTACATCCCCTAGGAGTTGTCTGCTGGGCAATCCTGCACTGAAGAGCATGAGATGCTGCTGCATGAGCTAGGAGACCTCTTACAgacagcagctgccctggaTGCATTGCAAGGGATGAACTCTGCACTACACTGGTTGCTCTCACTGAGCAAGCTCTGGGCTGTCACATCTCTACTGTCCCCTGTGCAGTCAGGTCTCCCACTGCAGCCTGAATGTAACAAAATGAAGAGCATGTCAAATGAAGTTTGTTCATGCTTTCCAGCAAGAGAAAACTAAGGTTTGAGAGTTGTCATCCACTTACATTTTACAACCCTTTGCAATGAAAACAAGTGCAATCTCAAGTGCAGTGAAAGCAATTGTGGGCAGCTACTACTTACAGGAGTTTTTCAATCTCTTTCTTCAGgagttttttttccatattctATTTTTCATTGTAACATAAACTCAATGGATctaggagagagaaaagtgcaTCCTACAAAGTATCTCTGTCAGTGATTCTCTTAATCACAAGTAAAGAGAGTGGGACACTTGGAGACCACCTACAAAAATATAACCAAAACCCAACGTAGGATTAAAATAGGAACTGAGAAAAATTTAATCAAGAAATAAGACAACATGCACAGTAATGAAAGTGAGGGTAAGGAGTTTGGTAGTGGGAAATGGACAGAATGAGCCCATTTAAGATGAGCATCAGCCTTGAGCATCAGCTTGCAGCTCGCTTGCTTCCCC
Proteins encoded in this region:
- the C7H2orf80 gene encoding uncharacterized protein C2orf80 homolog, yielding MEKKLLKKEIEKLLRDYVGIRLRENRFDPRGQRHSTFLDDMVHYNLALSVALMWLSDSDAQTPLTREKLNFAARNQYTYPNRIEREAMILSSYAGILMNNISVEEIFEIYRMKPSATHWQSSAKDHWIQPFKISLHPFAMLTAPEAAEHARKQSVKYQTPKAHLKQGPRSARRAKKDHKQLDTLTRRKQQGDEGATEAKQGISPRKPGTNSKVRKANEAKT